The genome window ccctattctgcattTCTACTCGAATCGAAATTTTCTGCGATTGGCAACTTTGGTATTCTGCGTTTCGATTCAACTTCGAAAATTCCAATTCTATGTATTCTGCATTGCGATCGTAATTACGTTTTTGTACGTTGACGTTTTGTTGGCGGAAAGCCGTTATATATTCATTTTCGTGCACttggataaaataatttcctcaaatatgtaagtaaaaatttaagattataGTTGTAAAAGACATAATGGTGGTGTCCTTGGTTGTTTGTGCTTAAATGATATATTTTGATATGTTTGCAGGTCAAAAGTAACAACGGCAGAGCAATACGAAAAATTGTGTGATATGATGGCCACGAAAAGAGATATTGCGCAGGGCTTCCAAAAGCGACCGAAGGAAGAAGTACAGGAGTTTTGGGAGGAGGTTGCAAGGAATTTAAATGCACTTGGCCCACCAACAAAAGATTCCAATACATGGAGAAAGGTAAGGTATTAcctacaattaattttaaaaaattaagttaaatctaACGTTTTCGTGAAGGTCTGGATTGACTGGAAATGCTACATGAAACGAAAATTATCgcataacaaaaaagaaaggatGAGCACCGGTGGAGGTCCTTGCCGTTTACATATCATAAGCCCACTTGATGAAAAGGTGATAGCTTTGACGGGTTTGGAAACGGATGATATCCCTTCAACCAGTAGAGCTAGCAGCCAAAATAGAGAGGCGAGAGCAGACAAGCAGAGCACTTCTTCATTACTTAAGCAAcagatacaaatcaaaaagaattttatgcagagacgaaaaaattcaatgaagctGCCTTTGGTAAAATGGAAGAAGTTACTTCATATTTACGACACATGAATCGTTCTCTAGAAACTTTGGTGGAGACTGCAGTGAAGCAACCTGAAGAACAGAAGCGACACAATAGAATTAAGGAAGAGCTGGTGAaggaaaaagtagaaataaaaatgcaaatgctaAGATTAGGTCCAAATTATAAGCCGGATTCAAAGTagtcattttttaattgttagcctttaatttattttactattattaatttatataacgaGCTGTGAAATGTAATAAaagcatttacttttttaatataggagCTGTAAAATGCACTgaatgcaattgtttttatttaatagagtAATGTAgggcatattttgaataatgcatTGCTCTCCTCCTCAAGTAATATCGCTGCCGCTACTGATTCCATgttagtgttaaaaaaaaaaaacgcgatataatttctttattttaataaaccaacaataatttgtgtatttttgctttgttatgtTTCATTTTTACACGTTTCAAGGCAAACAGCTGACTTCGAAAGAGCTAcagatcttcctcttcttctttcaatCCAATCGTAACTCAGAATACCTATTTTCGATTCAGACGGAGCGTAGAGCGGGAACGTAATCGAaatgcagaatagggctgtatttcttaaaatactaaattttcttaatacttatctgtacttaaataaaaactaatcagcgaaatttgagagaaaaatcaatacaacctacataaaattaagcacaattttttttgcaaattgtatggattctacattatccgaaggaacttggttcctacctggtgtcccacgacacatttctttttattttaaaacaataatatgtaatatatttaatacgtTAGTAAAAAAGTCATTGTAGTGGACtgcacttataattttttttttttattcattttagatatttgtgggatgtccacaataattttagatttattaaaatataaaatactaatACAAAGTTgatgattgaaaatgaaaatgaaatggagaGTGAAAATGATGAAGCGTGCAAGAAGTCGGGACGATGCGCCAAGAAGAAGGAAAGATGGCGGTTCGTAAAGCTGACAGCTTATCCAGTTTTTGGGTTGCCATATCTATGCTttttgcagagttgcatttaGGGTTGCCACATCACTCCCCCCTATCGGGAAGACGAAAGCGTACTCGACGACCAGATTTAGTTTGGTACTCTTTGTGTTGAACTGTTTGATTCGACAGGGTTTGGTAATCTTCGGCGACGAAAGCTGCTTTTAACCGGTCGATGGTAATGTTTACGTCCTTCCCTCGGATtttgactttgaaaaatttgtcacCGCGTTCGACTACGGGAAATGGTCCCTCTTATGGTGGTTGAAGAGGTGGACGAATTGAGTCGTTTCGCACGAAGACTGATGGTGTTGAGTGTAAGTTCTTTTCTATGAATGGTACGTGCGCTGAGTTGTTTGTAGTTGGTGACGGCTTTAATGACTGCATGCGTTTGCGTAAATTTTCGACAAATTCACCTTCGTTGTGCGTATGTTTTTCGGCAAAGAATTGGGCAGGTAATCGAAGTATATTTCCATAAACCATCTCTGCGGGTGTTGCCTTTAAATCATTTCTCCATGAGGAACGAAAACCTTGGAGGATGAGTGGGAAAACTTCGACCCAGTTGTCTGTCATGTAGCATTTTATCGCTGCTTTTAATGATCTGTGCCATCGCTCTATAATTCCGTTTGACGCGGGGTGATACGCAGTGGTACGTAAGTGCTTGATGCCTAAAAGTCTGGATAGTTCTCGGAATAGTGTAGATTCAAATTGTCTACCTTGATCCGTTGTTACTCTACTCGGTACTCCAAATCTAGCGATCCAGTGCGTGTAGAAATTGAAAGCAATGGTCTCTGTCGTCATGTCTTCGAGCGGGAGTGCCTCTAACCATCGGGAATAACGATCGACTATTGTCAAACAGTATCGATAACCTTTGCAAGGTGGTAGTGGTCCGACGATATCCATATTTATGTGGTCAAATCGTTGCTCTGGTAACGTGAATGTCGATAACGGTGCTCTGTTGTGGCGCTGAACTTTAGCTCTTTGGCACGGGATGCACTGCCTGGACCATAAGCGACAATCTTTTCTTAGACTCggccatacaaatttttctgcAATCAATTTAGTTGTTTTAGCAGCGCCGGTGTGTGCCATGTTATGTATGGAGTCGAAACGAAGGAGTTAAGTACGGTCGGACTTGGCTGGTGCTTACGTCACAAAAAATGTCTACAGCGGTGCCTGGAATCGTGAAAGGTTTGATTGATAGGCTGGTATTCGAGTTTTGTAAGTTTTTGAGCTCTGGGTCAGACTTTTGACTCTCCGCAAGTTTGGCGAAGTCGATAGTTCTTGGAGTATGAATGGCGTCAATACGTGACATTGCATCAGCTACTACGTTTTCTCTTCCGGGGATGTACCGAATGTCTGTTGTGAATTGTGCGATGAATTCCGAATGACGCATTTGACGCGGAGATGCCTTTTCAAGCTTTTGCTGGAACACATACCGCAATGGCTTGTggtcggtgaagatgaaaaattctcttccttCTAgcatatgttgaaaatatttgactGCTTTGTATGCCGCTAAAAGTTCACGATCGTAAGTGCTGTATCTTGTTTGTGTTTCAGTAAGGCGTTCGGAATAAAAACCTAGTGGCTGCCACTGGTCGTTGTCGAGTTGTTGTAGTACAGCTCCTACCGCAGCTCCAGATGCATCAACCGTCAAACTGAGTTGCGCCCTGTGTTTTGGGTAAGCGAGTAAAGTTGCTTTGCATAAGTCGTTTTTGCATTGCTGAAATGCCTCCTCTGCTTCAACTGTCCAATCAGCTGGTGATGTgtcgtttttcttgttccctttTATGAGGTTGAATGGTGTTCATGTGCCTTTCTGCGGCGCAAGGCAAGAATCTGcgaaaaaagtttaccataccGAGAAAGCGTCGCAAATCGCATACTCTCGAAGGTaggttgaaattttgaattgccCGTACTCGTTCTTCTGGGGGTGAAATTCCACTGCTGTTTATTTTGAAACCTAAAAATTTAACTTGCGGCTGACCTAGTGTGCATTTCGAACGGTTGATAACAAGGCCGTACTCGCGTAGCTTTTTAAATACTAACTGTAGATGATGACGATGTTGATTCATATCCTTCGATGATATCAAAATATCATCGAGGTATGGCCAGGCGAAGTCGTATTCACGGAAGATGTGATCCATGAATCTTTGGAACGTTTGACTGGCATTCCTCAAACCAAAGCACATGAACGGAAATTCAAACATGCCAAATGGCGTTGTAATTGCAGTCTTTGGTATGTCGTTCGGCTCCACAGGAATCTGGTGGTAGGCCCGACGCAGATCaagtgtggaaaaaattttgcaaccaTGCAGGGAATGAGTGAAATCGTGCAGGTGTGGCAGGGGGTACCTGTCAGGCTCGGTGACGACGTTTAGTCGCCTGAAATCCCCACAAGGCCTCCACTCACCGTTTTTCTTCTTTGTCATGTGCAGCGGGCTTGTCCATGGGCTGCGCGGTGGACGACAGATGCCTGCGTTCAGCAAGAGTTGTATCTCGGCTTTTGCGGCTTCTAACTTCTCGGGAGATAAACGCCTCGGTTTAAAGAAGACTGGTGGTCCTTTGGTGACGATACGACCGTGGAACGGCTGATAATCTTTGGTGTAAGATAAATTGGAAGCtatctttttatttgttgatattGAACACAGTTTGCTGGTGTTTGTGACGTCGTCGATGAGTTTGCGTTGTCGTAGGTTGACTACTATGTTGAAATGCGATAGAAAATCAGCTCCGATGATGGCTTGTGACACATCTGCAATGATGAAATTCCAGGAATACTGGCGACGTAGACCCAGATTGAGGAACATAGTTTTTTCGCCGTAAGTTTTTATGATGGACTTGTTTGCTGCGTAGAGGTAGTTGTTTTTGTCCGGGCATCTACGCTGTTGTTGCGTCGGTGGAATTACACTGACTTCAGCTCCCGTGTCGATGAGAAAGTTTATTGTGGATTTTTTATCTCGAACGATTAAGCGGCGGTTTTTGTCGTTGAGCCTGTCGTCGACCGCCATTGACGACAGACTAGttagtttaacttttttgcGCAAGGGCTACGACATTTTTTGGCATCGTTACCAAATTTGTGATGGTACCAGCACAAACCATTCGAATTGTTGTTTTGCATACCGGAACGTGACGGAGGACGGCTTCTGCTGCGACTTTTAGACCGACGATTTATGTTCGCCTTTATTGATGCTATCTCTTTCGTGATTTTCGCTAGCTGCTGCTCGATGCTGGATTGATTGCGTGTTGCTGTATCTGGAGTTTCGACCACGTGTACGTGCGGGGTGTCGCTAACCTCATATATTTTGTCCGCGAGCAGGGCAACTTTGTCGAGCGGTTCGTTGCTAATGGAAATTATTAGTCGCATGTTGGAAGGTAACCGACTCATTCAAATGGACTTTAGTATATTATCGTTGATCTCGCTGCCGGCTAGACTTCGCATTTCGCGCAAGAACTGTGATGGACGCATATCACCGAGTTCTTGTTCCTGCAGTAGCTTTTTTACACGTTTTTGCTCCGAGTCCGCGAATTgtgttattattcgattttttagcGTGGTGTACAGTTCACTGTTCGGTGGATTAAGAATTATGTCGCTTATTTGGGCTAGCACGTTGCTTTCGATCGCGGCCACGACGGTGTGGTACTTTGTTTTGTCGCTCGTTATACCTGCAGCGATGAATTGTGACTCGACCTGCGCCATTCACAGTTCTGGCTTTGCGTGCTAGAATGGTGGGATCCTGATGGAAACTTTGGCCACATCCACGTTGCGGGTTTGGATGTCCTCTGCCAATTGGCCCCGATGCTGCAAATTTTGTATTACCTGGTTTACCGCTTCTTCTTCCGTCATTTTTCGATCACGTCGGGGTCACCAATATGTGGGATGTccacaataattttagttttattataaagttgatgattgaaaatgaaatggagAGCGAAAATGATGAAGCGTGCTAGCAGTCGGGATGATGCGTCAAGAAGAAGGAAAGATGGCGGTTCGTCAAGCTGACAGCTTATCCAGTTTTTGGGTTTCCATATCTATGCTttttgcagagttgcatttggggttgccacattaCTTTGGGGTTGCCACATATTGTATCATTTTGGTAACTAGCAATATAAacagtgataatttttttttatttacattagaaaaattattttatagttttagttAGAGGAAATATTAATCTATACAAAAGCACTCTTTTTAGCATTTTGTCAAACCTCCTTTGCTTTTTATAACGGCCTTTATACGCTCGGGCATTGAATTTATGAGGTTTTTTATTGATTCTGTTCCAATACCGTTATACCACGCTTCTTCGAGAATTCCATTCAGCTCTGCTAAATTCTTTGGTCTCTTCTGTGCTACCTGAGCCTTCGTTATAAACCAAAGCTTCTCAATGGAATTGAGATCCGGACTGTTACCTGGCCACTCCAAAGTCGAGACCCCAATTTCTGATAAATAATTCTTCATCATACAAAaagataattataaaatttgtaattaaaattatagcaataaactctagttgtacaaaaaaatggatacttACTATTTTGGCACGATGACAGGCCGCAAAGTCATCCTGAAAAATAATTACATCCGCTCGTGAAAAGTGTTTTTTCATTGAAGGTATTAAATTGGTTTCAAGAACCTCCTGATACTTATTCCCAATAACGGTTCCTTCTATTTGGGCTAGTTGCCCAAGGCCATAGTAAGAAAAGCAACCATAGAACATTCGACTGCCTCCCTGCTTAACATTTTTTGAACACATTCGTCCT of Bactrocera neohumeralis isolate Rockhampton unplaced genomic scaffold, APGP_CSIRO_Bneo_wtdbg2-racon-allhic-juicebox.fasta_v2 ctg1005, whole genome shotgun sequence contains these proteins:
- the LOC126766380 gene encoding uncharacterized protein LOC126766380, which gives rise to MAQVESQFIAAGITSDKTKYHTVVAAIESNVLAQISDIILNPPNSELYTTLKNRIITQFADSEQKRVKKLLQEQELGDMRPSQFLREMRSLAGSEINDNILNNEPLDKVALLADKIYEVSDTPHVHVVETPDTATRNQSSIEQQLAKITKEIASIKANINRRSKSRSRSRPPSRSGMQNNNSNGLCWYHHKFGNDAKKCRSPCAKKLN
- the LOC126766386 gene encoding uncharacterized protein LOC126766386 translates to MSKVTTAEQYEKLCDMMATKRDIAQGFQKRPKEEVQEFWEEVARNLNALGPPTKDSNTWRKVWIDWKCYMKRKLSHNKKERMSTGGGPCRLHIISPLDEKVIALTGLETDDIPSTSRASSQNREARADKQSTSSLLKQQIQIKKNFMQRRKNSMKLPLVKWKKLLHIYDT
- the LOC126766382 gene encoding protein NYNRIN-like → MDIVGPLPPCKGYRYCLTIVDRYSRWLEALPLEDMTTETIAFNFYTHWIARFGVPSRVTTDQGRQFESTLFRELSRLLGIKHLRTTAYHPASNGIIERWHRSLKAAIKCYMTDNWVEVFPLILQGFRSSWRNDLKATPAEMVYGNILRLPAQFFAEKHTHNEGEFVENLRKRMQSLKPSPTTNNSAHVPFIEKNLHSTPSVFVRNDSIRPPLQPP